The Arcanobacterium wilhelmae region CGAGGACGGGCGGGAGTTGCGCTGCGCGGGCGATGAGCCATGCGGAGGTGGCGCCGAGCGCTACGCCGGAGCCGATTGCTCCGGTGCCGGCCGCAACCGACGCTGCGAATTTCGCTTTGTCGTAGTCGAGGAGTTCGATGGCGCGCTTGAGTGCCGCGCGGTCTGCTTTGCTCAGCACGCTCATCGGGTGCCTCCGTTCCTCAGGGCCGCTGGGATCGCAAAGTCGGCTTCGCCGTCGAGCACGCGGTTCACGGCCTCGATGGCGCGCCGGCGGGCGGCGTCGGCAGCGAGTTCAGCGCTAATGTCACGCGTTCCGGAGCGGACGTCGATCACGTGGTCCGCCAGTGCAACCATCGCGGCACGGTGCGCGATTACCAGCACGGTGTGTCCGCGCCGGCGAAGTTCCTTCACGACGTCGCTCACGTAGGTTTCGCTGGACGCGTCCAGGTGGGCGGAGGGCTCGTCGAGAACGACAAGGGCGCGCGGGGAAACGAGTGCGCGAGTGAGCGCGAGTCGTTGACGTTGGCCGACTGACAGGCCCACCCCGCCCGAGCCGATGCGCGTGTCCCAGCCGTCGGGGAGCGAGGCAACGACGTCGGAGAAACCGGTGAGCGCGGCGGCCTGCGCGGCTTCCTCAGGGGATGCGCCGAGGTTGTCCGCTACTGTGCCCGGGATGAGGGCGGGGCGTTGCGGCACCCACGTGATTTGGTTCCACAGCGACTCACGGTCGATGTTTTCGAGGGGGATCGATCCGATCCGAATAGTGCCTTCCGACGGCTGGAGGAGCCCAAGGAGCATCGACACAGCCGTAGTTTTTCCCGCTCCAGATGGGCCGCGCAGCACAGTCACTTTTCCGGGTTCGACGACGCCGGTGAGGCCGGCAGGCGCGACGGTCGCGCGGCCTTCGGCGAACATGGACACGCCGTTGAATTTGATGGGTGTGGAGGCGAGGTCAGGTGCGGTGACACCGTCGTCGTGGGTGGGAAGTGGCGTGGTGAGGAGGGTGAGTGCGGCGTCCACTGCGGCCACGCCGTTCGCTGACGCGTGGAACTGTGTGCCGACTTCGCGAAGTGGGCGGAGGATTTCGGGCGTAAGCATGATGAGGATCAGGCCGTGTGCCAGCAGAATTGAGCCGCCCACCATGCGGAAGCCGACCTCGACAGCGACGAGCGCCGTGGTGAGCGTGGTGAGGAACTCGAGGGCGGCGCCGGAGAGGAACGCGACGGCGAGGGTTTGCAGAGTGGAGGATGCGAAGCGATCGCCGAGGGTCTTCACATGGGCGCCCGGGCCCTTCTCGCGGCCAAGTGCCTTGAGTGTGGGCAAGCCGGCGAGGAGATCGAGGAGCTGCGCGGATTGCTCTTCCATCGTCTTCAGGCGCTTGGCAGAATAACGCGCGGTGAGCTTGCCGATGAGGATCATGAAAAGAGGCACGAGCGGGATACATGCGGCAACGAGCAACGCCGAGGGCCAGTCAAGGATCGCGACGACGAGGAGTAGGGCTGGCATCGCGATAGCGGTGAGGAACAGTTCGGGCAGGAACTTCACGAAGTAGTCTTCGAGATCGTCCAGGCCACGGGTAGCGAGCGTGACGATCTTGGGGGAGTGCCCGTCGGAGAGCCAGCGTTCGCCCATGTCGCCCGCGTGGCGAAGAACCTGGCCGCGCAGATCGGCGATCACTTTTAACGCTGCGCGGTGGCCGATCGACTTCTGAACATATGTGACAGCTGCGCGGGCAAGGAGCACACCTGCGAGCGCGAGGACGAGACGCGCCGTGGTAGGGCTATTGCCGTAGAAAATGGGTTCAACCGCGTATGCGATGAGGAACACCTGTGCCGTGATCGACGCGGTGGAAAGCAAACCAAGCCCCACAAGGAATGCGATATAGGCGCGGGTGGCAGAAGCGTAACGGATCAGGCGCGGGTCAAACGGCTTCACGAATAGCTGTCCTTTCTTTCACCTGGACATTTTACCGGGCCGGCCAGTGAGAAAACGAATGCGATGGGAGGTAATCCTCCCCATAAATGCAGGAAGTGATCCTCCCAGGAATAATAAGCTCGCCGGTGAAAACCAATGCGGGCGGGTGGGGAACCCCACCCGCCCGCATGAGCAATAGCGCGATTACTTCGCAGTTTCGAATGCGCGCACCTGCGGGCCCAGGCCCGCAGGCTTCTCGGGCACATTCTCCACAGCCATACGAGCCGCGAACGACTTGTAGGCCCAGAACGTGTAGCCAAGCACAATCGGAACGAAGATCACGGCGGCGATCGTCATGATCGTCTGGGTCGGAGAAGTCGCCGATGCCTGGACGAGCGTGAGGTTGTACTTCTCGTTCACGTACGACTTCAGGGCGTTAGCACCGAAGGTCAAGAACACGAACACAACCGCGAACGCGATCGCAGTGAACGACGCGAAGAAGGCTGCCACGTCCTTGTTCTGCTGGGCGAAGAATGCCGCAGCGATGAACGCGAGCGCGGCCACGAGCAACGGAATGATGCTCAGAGCGTTTGCCGAGTAGGCGAAGTTCGCCCACAGGCCCCAGATCGCAGCGCCGGCAACCGTGACCAGCGTGAGCTTCTTGGCGAGCTCCATGTTGCGAACTGAGAACTCCCCGCGCGTCTTAATCGCCATGTAGAGCGCGCCGTGGGTGGCGAAGATCGCCAGGAACACGAGGCCGGAGAACACGGTGAACGGGGTGAACAGCGAGAAGAAGCCACCGGTGAGGAAGTGGTTATCGCCAGCCTTCAAAGCTGCGTCCACTGCGTTCGGATCAGCAGCCTTGAACACGCCGTTTTCGTAGTGGCCAACCTCGATCGCCATGCCCTGCACCAAGTTACCGAAGGCAACACCCCACACGAGGGTGGCGAGCCAAGCGACTGTGGTGTGTAGGGTATCCCAGGTGTTGCGCCACTTCGCTGTGTTGATCTTGCCGCGCCACTCAAGTGCACAGATGCGGATGATGAGCAGGAGCAGGATCAGGACGAGAGCGGTGTACATGCCCGAGAACATCGTGGCGTACCAGGCCGGGAAAGCGGCGAAGGTTGCGCCACCGGCGGTCAGGAGGAACACCTCGTTGCCGTCCCAGTGCGGGCCAATCGTGCCGAGTGCCAGGCGGCGCTCACGATCATTTTTCGACACAATCGGTATGAGCATGCCGACGCCGAAGCCGAAGCCTTCGAGCGTGAGGTAGCCGATCCACAGAACGGCGATCAGGATAAACCAGAGAATCTGAAGAAAAGTAAGTTCCATGATGACTCTCCTTAGTAGTTGAAGCTCAGGGTAGCGTTCGGCTCGGCCTTGAGGTCAACCGGCTTCACCTCGTAGTCGGCATTCGTGTTGATGCCTTCCTTGGCGTAGCGCTTAACCAGCAGGAACCAGACGATTCCGAGAGCCGCGTAGAGGAGCGTGAATGCGAGCATCGAGATCACGATTTCTGCGGACAGAACCGTGGGCGAGACTGCATTCTCGGTGAGGAGCTTGACCATCTGGTTCGAATCCTTGACGCCCATCTCAGCAACGATCGGGTAAACAACCCACGGCTGGCGGCCCATCTCGGTAAGAATCCAACCGAAGATCGAGGCGATGTAGGGGAACGGAATCGTCCAGATGAAAAGCTTCGCGAGTCCCTTCGAGGTCGGGAGCTTGTCGCCCTTGATGGCCGCCAAACCGACGATCGATAGAATGAACGAGGCGAAGCCAAGGCCCATCATGATGCGGAACGAGTAGAACGACACGAACACGTTCGGGATGTAGTTGACCGGCATGCCGTTGACTTCAGCGCCGAACTGCTTCGCGAACTGCTCCTGAAGATCCTTCGTGCCCGGGATGTAGGAATCCGGACCCGAGAAGTGGTTCGTGGCCGCAAACGACTCGAGGCCAGGAATCGGCAACGTGATCACGGAATCGGGGCCAAGCTCGGTGGAGGTGAGTGCCAAGCCGAGCGGGTGGGCCTCGCCACCTTCGTAGATACCCATCGCAGCGGACATTTTAGTGGGCTGGATTTCGCCGACGTGCTGGCCCATGAAGTGGCCAGTGCCGATGACGAGGAGCGAGGACACAAGCATGGTGACCAGACCGAAGTGAGCCGCAGGCTTCCAGTAGTTGGTCGCTTCAGCGGTGTCGCCAGCGTTCATCCGGCGGACCAGCCACCACAGCGAAATGCCAGCGATGAGTGAGCCAGCCACGAGGAGCGACGCAGTAATCGTGTGAGCGAAGGCGTACAAGGTGGTGGGGGAGAAGATAACCTTCAGGAAGCCACCCATGCCGTCGAGCTCTGCGCGGCCCGTTTCCGGGTTGAAAACAGCGCCAACAGGGTGCTGCATGAAGGAGTTCGCGGCCAAGATGAACAGGGCTGAGATGTTGGTGCCGAGGGCCGCCAACCAGATAGAAGCGGTGTGAGCCTTGGGCGACACGCGGCCGCGACCAAAGATCCACACGCCAAGGAAAACGGACTCCAGGAAAAATGCGAGGAGCGCCTCAAATGCAAGAGGGGCGCCGAAGATGTCGCCCACGAAGAGGGAGTACTGCGACCAGTTCATACCGAACTGGAATTCCTGGACGATGCCGGTAGCCACACCGAGGGCAAAGTTAATCAGCAGAATCTTGCCGAAGAACTCAGAGAGACGGAGCCAACGCTGGTCTCCGCTCTTGAGCCATCGAGTCTGCATCACTGCAACCAGTGGCGACAGTCCGATCGTCAACGGCACCAACAAAAAGTGGTACACCGTTGTGATACCGAACTGCCAACGTGCGAGGTCGACGTTCACTCGATCACCTTTCTTAGACGTTGTGTCGGCTCGATTGCTCGAACCGGGTAGCTGATGTTGGTCGGTGAGTAAGACCCACATCAGGCTCTGACCTCTCTATCTTCCCGGTTTTCTTGACGTTTTTCCATCTCTTAGAGCTGAATTTAGGTGCTGTTATCTTCATCGCGTTTATGACACTCTTCGGAGTGTGTGTAAGAAAATCCGCCTTTCGGTGAGTTGCCGCGTTTTCGAGGGAAACTATTTTTCTGACACCTGGATTTTTAGGCGTAATTCAGGGAAGCCTAACTGGGGACGTAGGTCCTAGAGCCGTTCTCTGACGTGGGAGTTTGCGGGGCTCTCCTCTTAATGGGGTTGCGCAGTGTAGAATGGAGACAGGTGGAGAACATCGGTCCACATGGAGGAAGCGTGCGCCGCGAGAGCGTTGCAGCCCTTCCTTCACATAGAAGACTTCCGCGGGATCCCCGCGACTACCTGCGCGTAGCCGATGTATGCGTGCGCTACAGGAGAATAATGATGGCTGACGAAGCCAATGAGAAAGTGACCTCGAGCGAGGCCGCCGAGAAGAATACAACCAAACGTGCCGCTCGCCAGCGCAAGGCGCCTGCAAAGCATGAAGGCGCGGCAGAGTCGGTGGCGCAGTCGCTCGCCGAACTCGCCCAAGAGAAGGGGAAGTCGGTGTTTTCTGCGGCCGAGGAGGCGGAAACCACTCCAGATGTTGTAGCGCCAGCTCCGATGACCGCTCTTCTGTTCCAGGAGCCGGACGTCGAGAAGGCTGTCCGTACACGCCGAACCCGTAAGAAGGTTTCCGAGCCCGACGTCGACGCTCCGGAAGCCTCGGAAGAGTTCGCTGAGGAAGATGCTCCGAAGCGCCGCCGTCGCGGAACGCGAGGGGGTCGCAGGAGCGCCGAGGTCGAGGCGCCAAATTCAAGCGACGAGGAATCGGCTGAAGATTCCACTGATGAAACATCGAAGAAGAAGCGTACCCGACGTAAGAAGTCTGATGCCGCGGACGCGGTTGCTGAGAAGTCTGATGCGAAGACGGAATCGGGGGAGAGCTCGGAACCCAGCGAGGGGGAGGAAATCTCGGTGCGTCGCCGTCGTCGCCGCCGTTCTGATGCCGACGAAGTAACCGCTCCGAAGGGGTCGACACGTCTCGAAGCGAAGCGTCAGCGTCGCAAGGAAGGTCGCGCAGCTGGGCGTCGTCGCCAGACGATATCGGAAGCCGAGTATCTCGCACGTCGTGAGTCGGTTGAGCGTGAAATGCTCGTGCGTGAACGCGACGGATTGAACCAGATTGCAGTGATTGAAGACGGCGTGCTTGTCGAGCACTTCGTCGCGCGGCATACGCAAACGTCGATGGTGGGCAACGTCTACCTTGGGCGCGTGCAAAACGTGCTGCCATCGATGGAAGCTGCGTTCGTCGATATTGGAAAGGGCCGTAACGCAGTTCTTTACGCTGGCGAAGTGAACTGGGAAGCTGCGGGCTTAGAAGGTAAGCCGCGCAAGATTGAGCAGGCGCTCAAGAGTGGCGATACTGTGCTCGTGCAGGTCACGAAGGATCCTATTGGGCATAAGGGTGCACGTCTTACCTCGCAAGTGACGCTTGCCGGCCGCCACCTCGTACTCGTCCCGAGTGGTGCCATGACGGGAATCTCCCGCAAGCTCCCCGAGCGTGAGCGAGCCCGCCTCAAGAAGATCCTCAAGGAGATCGTTCCCGGAGATCATGGCGTCATCGTTCGCACCGCGGCGGAAGGTGCCACCGAAGAGCAGTTGCGTGACGACGTCGAGCGCCTGACAAAGGCCTGGAAAGACATCGAGGCGAAAGCGAAGTCCACAAAGAACGCCCCGTCATTGCTGAAGGGTGAGCCGGAGCTCGCCGTTCGCGTGGTCCGCGACATCTTCAACGAGGATTTCCGCGCCCTCAAAGTTCAAGGGCGCAACGCGTGGGAGACCATCTCCGAGTATGTCCGCGATCTGTCGCCCGAATTAATGGATCGCGTCGAGCATTGGGAATCGGATGCGGATATCTTCGCTGCCAACCGGGTCGATGAGCAGCTCCAGAAGGCGTTCGATCGCAAGGTGATCCTGCCCTCCGGCGGCTCGCTCGTGATCGACCGTACCGAGGCAATGACGGTGATTGACGTCAATACCGGCAAGTTCACGGGTTCGAAGGGTGGCACGCTCGAAGAGACCGTCACAATGAATAACCTTGAGGCCGCTGAAGAGATTGTGCGACAGCTCCGGCTGCGCGATATCGGTGGAATCATCGTGGTGGACTTCATCGATATGGTGCTCGAGGCTAACCGGGATCTCGTGTTGCGCCGTCTCATTGAGTGCTTGGGGCGCGATCGGACCCGCCACCAGGTGGCTGAGGTAACCAGCCTCGGACTGGTCCAGATGACGCGCAAGCGTGTCGGCCAGGGCCTCGTTGAGGCGTTCTCCACCACGTGTGAAGTTTGCGAGGGGCGTGGCTACATTACGCACGAACATCCTGTTGAGCGTGGAGAAACCACCGAGCAGGCTGAGAAGGCCGACGCGAAGCGTGCCAAGGGGCGTGCAAAGAAGGCGAAGGCTGAGCCGGAAGTTGCCGACGATCCCAAGCGTTCAGAAGTAAAAGCTGCTCTGAACTCCATCGCTGCAGCGGCGGTGCATAAGCATGAGGAAAGTGAGGTTGATTCCGAGCTGAAGGCTGATGAGCAGGGCGAGGAAAAGTCGAAACGTGCCCGCGGGCGTCGGAGCCGTTCGAAGAGCTCGGACCAGATTGCCCAAAGTGCACCCAAGCAGGATAACCTGGGCGATTCTGATAACGTTCACGATGCCCCGCACGCCGATGGTGAGGATGAGGCCTCTCAAGGGAAGGAGCGTCGCCGTTCCCGCTCCCGCAAGGGTGTGTCGCGGAACGGGGGTGCTGAGCCTGTCGAAGCCACCTCGAGTGCAGATGCGTCTCGTGAAGCCTCTCGTGACGTAGCAGGCCACGATGATGATGCCCATGCGTCGGCGCCTTC contains the following coding sequences:
- the cydD gene encoding thiol reductant ABC exporter subunit CydD, whose product is MKPFDPRLIRYASATRAYIAFLVGLGLLSTASITAQVFLIAYAVEPIFYGNSPTTARLVLALAGVLLARAAVTYVQKSIGHRAALKVIADLRGQVLRHAGDMGERWLSDGHSPKIVTLATRGLDDLEDYFVKFLPELFLTAIAMPALLLVVAILDWPSALLVAACIPLVPLFMILIGKLTARYSAKRLKTMEEQSAQLLDLLAGLPTLKALGREKGPGAHVKTLGDRFASSTLQTLAVAFLSGAALEFLTTLTTALVAVEVGFRMVGGSILLAHGLILIMLTPEILRPLREVGTQFHASANGVAAVDAALTLLTTPLPTHDDGVTAPDLASTPIKFNGVSMFAEGRATVAPAGLTGVVEPGKVTVLRGPSGAGKTTAVSMLLGLLQPSEGTIRIGSIPLENIDRESLWNQITWVPQRPALIPGTVADNLGASPEEAAQAAALTGFSDVVASLPDGWDTRIGSGGVGLSVGQRQRLALTRALVSPRALVVLDEPSAHLDASSETYVSDVVKELRRRGHTVLVIAHRAAMVALADHVIDVRSGTRDISAELAADAARRRAIEAVNRVLDGEADFAIPAALRNGGTR
- the cydB gene encoding cytochrome d ubiquinol oxidase subunit II, encoding MELTFLQILWFILIAVLWIGYLTLEGFGFGVGMLIPIVSKNDRERRLALGTIGPHWDGNEVFLLTAGGATFAAFPAWYATMFSGMYTALVLILLLLIIRICALEWRGKINTAKWRNTWDTLHTTVAWLATLVWGVAFGNLVQGMAIEVGHYENGVFKAADPNAVDAALKAGDNHFLTGGFFSLFTPFTVFSGLVFLAIFATHGALYMAIKTRGEFSVRNMELAKKLTLVTVAGAAIWGLWANFAYSANALSIIPLLVAALAFIAAAFFAQQNKDVAAFFASFTAIAFAVVFVFLTFGANALKSYVNEKYNLTLVQASATSPTQTIMTIAAVIFVPIVLGYTFWAYKSFAARMAVENVPEKPAGLGPQVRAFETAK
- a CDS encoding cytochrome ubiquinol oxidase subunit I, producing the protein MNVDLARWQFGITTVYHFLLVPLTIGLSPLVAVMQTRWLKSGDQRWLRLSEFFGKILLINFALGVATGIVQEFQFGMNWSQYSLFVGDIFGAPLAFEALLAFFLESVFLGVWIFGRGRVSPKAHTASIWLAALGTNISALFILAANSFMQHPVGAVFNPETGRAELDGMGGFLKVIFSPTTLYAFAHTITASLLVAGSLIAGISLWWLVRRMNAGDTAEATNYWKPAAHFGLVTMLVSSLLVIGTGHFMGQHVGEIQPTKMSAAMGIYEGGEAHPLGLALTSTELGPDSVITLPIPGLESFAATNHFSGPDSYIPGTKDLQEQFAKQFGAEVNGMPVNYIPNVFVSFYSFRIMMGLGFASFILSIVGLAAIKGDKLPTSKGLAKLFIWTIPFPYIASIFGWILTEMGRQPWVVYPIVAEMGVKDSNQMVKLLTENAVSPTVLSAEIVISMLAFTLLYAALGIVWFLLVKRYAKEGINTNADYEVKPVDLKAEPNATLSFNY
- a CDS encoding Rne/Rng family ribonuclease, with the translated sequence MMADEANEKVTSSEAAEKNTTKRAARQRKAPAKHEGAAESVAQSLAELAQEKGKSVFSAAEEAETTPDVVAPAPMTALLFQEPDVEKAVRTRRTRKKVSEPDVDAPEASEEFAEEDAPKRRRRGTRGGRRSAEVEAPNSSDEESAEDSTDETSKKKRTRRKKSDAADAVAEKSDAKTESGESSEPSEGEEISVRRRRRRRSDADEVTAPKGSTRLEAKRQRRKEGRAAGRRRQTISEAEYLARRESVEREMLVRERDGLNQIAVIEDGVLVEHFVARHTQTSMVGNVYLGRVQNVLPSMEAAFVDIGKGRNAVLYAGEVNWEAAGLEGKPRKIEQALKSGDTVLVQVTKDPIGHKGARLTSQVTLAGRHLVLVPSGAMTGISRKLPERERARLKKILKEIVPGDHGVIVRTAAEGATEEQLRDDVERLTKAWKDIEAKAKSTKNAPSLLKGEPELAVRVVRDIFNEDFRALKVQGRNAWETISEYVRDLSPELMDRVEHWESDADIFAANRVDEQLQKAFDRKVILPSGGSLVIDRTEAMTVIDVNTGKFTGSKGGTLEETVTMNNLEAAEEIVRQLRLRDIGGIIVVDFIDMVLEANRDLVLRRLIECLGRDRTRHQVAEVTSLGLVQMTRKRVGQGLVEAFSTTCEVCEGRGYITHEHPVERGETTEQAEKADAKRAKGRAKKAKAEPEVADDPKRSEVKAALNSIAAAAVHKHEESEVDSELKADEQGEEKSKRARGRRSRSKSSDQIAQSAPKQDNLGDSDNVHDAPHADGEDEASQGKERRRSRSRKGVSRNGGAEPVEATSSADASREASRDVAGHDDDAHASAPSGNRERAVTTERKSRIVSSSGTITPTSSASSAFLSFPKK